From a region of the Drosophila ananassae strain 14024-0371.13 chromosome XL, ASM1763931v2, whole genome shotgun sequence genome:
- the LOC6503148 gene encoding chondroadherin: MCNSWLLLIIALSVVVCLWNSQQTETSKSCPPECICLSQTQVLCNTGGLEQIPLRQLPATVENLALTKNNFPIIKPDSFAGLRALKKLSLDGNNITRIRQFAFRGLPRLKELSIQYTPLQTVAQFAFAGLQNLSTILLSHNQIQRIEGNAFAGTSNIKLILLTNNPLIRIDSSAFSSLTNVGHLILPSGIRSIEQDAFYGMDTVGLLKLAYMDLKEVAPFTFRGLTNVLLLTLQESDLGVICADAFTGLAQVETLQILNNKIDSIEELNFTASAAIKHLKFFGNHVLETPDPNAIIVDGVEHLQLVNNHFPCGCHIHTLLDGPLAEGAHNLTDFLQKNYCISPLEVNGRVMSELDIDSIGRCSDQLTKGNLGSSAASLALGLNSMLLIAVASCAEWRHVRLLAARLALLLGHVAWRRRRKRRKGH, from the exons ATGTGCAATTCCTGGCTGCTGCTCATAATTGCGCTCTCCGTCGTCGTCTGCCTGTGGAACTCGCAACAAACCGAAACATCCAAATCATGCCCACCCGAGTGCATCTGCTTGTCCCAGACTCAA GTTCTGTGCAACACCGGAGGTCTTGAGCAAATCCCGCTCCGCCAGCTGCCCGCAACGGTGGAGAACCTGGCCCTGACCAAGAACAACTTCCCGATCATCAAGCCGGACTCCTTCGCCGGACTGCGGGCGCTGAAAAAGCTATCGCTGGACGGCAACAACATAACCAGGATCAGGCAGTTCGCCTTCCGGGGCCTGCCCCGGCTGAAGGAGCTATCGATCCAGTACACTCCCCTGCAGACGGTGGCCCAGTTCGCCTTCGCCGGCCTGCAGAACCTCTCCACGATCCTGCTGAGCCACAACCAGATCCAGAGGATCGAGGGCAACGCCTTCGCCGGCACCTCCAACATCAAGCTGATCCTGCTGACCAATAATCCCCTGATCCGGATCGACAGTTCGGCGTTCTCGAGTCTCACCAACGTGGGCCACCTGATCCTGCCATCGGGCATCAGGAGCATCGAGCAGGACGCCTTCTACGGCATGGACACGGTGGGACTGCTGAAGCTGGCCTATATGGATCTCAAGGAGGTGGCTCCCTTCACGTTTCGCGGCCTGACGAACGTCCTCCTGCTGACGCTCCAGGAGTCGGATCTGGGTGTGATATGCGCCGACGCCTTCACAGGACTCGCCCAGGTCGAGACCCTGCAGATTCTGAACAACAAAATCGACTCGATCGAGGAGCTCAACTTCACCGCGTCCGCGGCTATAAAGCACTTGAAGTTCTTCGGCAACCATGTCCTGGAGACACCCGATCCGAACGCCATCATCGTGGACGGCGTGGAGCACTTGCAGCTCGTCAACAATCACTTCCCGTGTGGCTGCCACATTCACACGCTGCTCGACGGCCCCCTGGCCGAGGGGGCGCACAACTTGACCGATTTTCTGCAGAAGAACTACTGCATTTCTCCGCTGGAGGTGAACGGCCGGGTGATGAGTGAACTGGACATCGACTCCATCGGCCGTTGCTCCGATCAGCTGACCAAGGGGAATCTGGGCAGCTCGGCGGCGTCGCTGGCCTTGGGCCTCAACTCCATGCTGCTCATCGCGGTGGCAAGTTGTGCGGAGTGGCGCCACGTCCGGCTGTTGGCTGCCCGACTGGCGCTGCTTTTGGGGCACGTTGCCTGGCGGAGGCGTCGGAAACGGCGAAAGGGCCACTAG